Sequence from the Paenibacillus riograndensis SBR5 genome:
GCGGGCATGAATAGTGAAATCATACACCGGGGCATAGGCAGCCTGTCCGGCCTTGAGGCAATCCAAATGCTCGATCAGCAGCCCGTTGTCAAAAGCAAGCGGGTGATCATAATTGATCGCTCCGCGCTCCTCGAAGCTGAGGTACGAATGGTCTTTATAATAGTTATCCTGAGATATGAACGTCACTTTATCTGTTCCCAAACGGTCAATGACGGAGCGCGCTACCGTCGTTTTGCCGGAGCCGGTCCCGCCGGCGATACCAATAATGAGCATGGTGTTATAATAAACCTCCCTAAGCGATTGCCTTTGCAATTTCAATATTGTAGCACAGCGGTGCATTAATTTCATCTGAACAGCAGGGACAAAACGTGAACTTTCGAAAAAAAGAGGATTTGCGGCAGAAAATGATATAATTTTCTCAGATTGGTTAGACGCAGGCAGGTTAGAGAGGAGAAGTAGAGCATGGATATCAGCAAAACATTAAGGGATGAGGGCAAATCGTTATCGGAAGCTTTTAACGCTGCACCTGTGCAGCTGGGAGGCCACGGCAAACGGGAGGTCCGGGTGCTGAAGGAGGCTTTTGCCGGGGCTGGAGACCATGTGGCCAGTGATATGTACGGTGCAGGGGAAGTGATCGAGGAATTTCAGGCGGAGATGGCGGAGGTGCTGGGGAAGGAGGCGGCTGTGTTTTTTCCCAGCGGCACGATGGCGCAGCAGATTGCGCTTAGAATCTGGAGTGACCGCAAGGGCAGCAGGCGCGTAGCGTACCATCCGCTGTGCCACTTGGAAATTCATGAGCAGGATGGGTTAAAAGAACTGCATCACCTGCAGCCGCTGCTGCTCGCGGAAAAAGATCGTCTGATTACACTCGAAGATGTACAAAACATGGGTGCCGGGATCGCCTGCCTCCTGCTGGAGCTGCCGCAGCGCGAGATTGGCGGACAGCTGCCGGAATATGCGGAGCTTGAAGCAATATCCGCCTATTGCCGCGGGCAGGGCATTATGCTGCATCTGGACGGTGCGCGCTTGTTTGAAGTGCTGCCGTACTACGGCAAAACTGCCGCTGAAGTCTGTAGCCTGTTTGACAGCGTATATATTTCTTTTTATAAAGGCATTGGCGGAATCGCCGGGGCTATTCTTGCGGGAAGCGCCGATTTTACCGGGGAATCGAAGATTTGGAAACGGCGGCATGGCGGCGACCTGATCAGCCTGTATCCATACATCATTCCTTCCAGGTACTATTACCGCCAAAGGGTGGATAAGATGGGGCAATATTATACGGACGCTAAGGAGCTTGCGGAGCGGTTCAACGCCTGCCATAAGGTTGTCACCCTGCCGGAAGTGCCGGTGTCGAATATGTTCCATGTGCATTTTGCCCTGTCCCGGGAGCAGGTCGAACCGGTTCTGATCACAGTCAGCGAAGAGACCGGTGTCGGATTTACCCCGCGTCTGAAGGAAACCGGCGAGTTCTCCTGTGCTTACGAATTGAACATTGGAGATTTGTACAGCGGCATTCCCAAGGTGCAGCTGGAAGCGGCGTTCGGGCTGCTGGATCGACTGCTGAAGGAGGCGTAGTAGAGCTGGCTGCACTTTGAAGACAACCCTTCTCCGCTTCGTAAGTGGAGCTGTTTTTTTATTTATGGTATTCATCCTCTGACTTGACCATTTGCAGGCTGTATTTTGGATATCGCTTCTCTAAGTCCCACAAGGCAGACCTATATTTACCATTCTTCTGGTTATCAGGTTCGATAACTTGCTTCAATACACTTTCCATAAGGAATCTGAGGTCCGCAAGGCTCTTTCCTTGGGGATGTTCAGCTTTTTATCGACGAATGTTCCAATTACACCAAGTCGACGTATATACTATTTCAATGTGATGGTAAAACAAAAGACACCTATTTTGAGGTGTCTTTTTACTTTATCCGATGGATATGGGTATTAATCTACCGGTTCAGCAATGCCCGGACAAACGATACACGCAGGAGCTGCTTTTTCATCAGCTTGGTGCGGAACTGGCGCTTCAATTGGCTGTAAGCCTTAGGGCAGTGGTCGCTGGCCCAGCTGTACATGGACTTGAAGTCGGTGTGGCTTTTGGCGGAATTCATCAGGTAGTACGAAATGGTGTCATACACGTTGTGGTTGAACCATTCGTTCATTTCCGTCTTGCTGTAGCCGTAGCGTTCGATGGCCATGTTGCGGATCAGCCGTTTTTCCTCCAGATTCTCGATCAGGAAGGACTGGCTGAGGTTAAAGGTAATATTGTTTCCATGAATCCGGTACACTCCGGCAAAGGTGTCGATAAACCCGGCATCCCCGATCAGCAGGGCGCGCAGGTAGATGGAGGCGTCGTTGACCATGTTCATGTTCAGGATGTCCATTTTCATCAGCGTGTCTCTTTTGAAGATGGCCGTCAGGGTAGAAGCTGGTTTGGGATAGCCTTTTTGTTCAAAATTTTTGAAGTAGGCCTCCTTCGGGATAATCCGGCTTAAGCGCAGGCTGGACGGTTTCAGCTGTTCCGTCTTCGAATACTCCAGGAACACATTCGCGGCCACAAAAGCGATCTCCGGATGCTGCTGGTGAAAATAGACAGCTTTGCTGAAATAGCTGCGGTCAATCAGATAATCATCATCATCCAGGAAAAGCGTATATTCTCCGTCGCCATGGGCTTCAAGAGCCTTGCGCCGATTATGGCCCGGGCCCTGGTTAGTCTCGTTCTGCATGAAAATCACCCGCGGATCATCGCCGAAGCTCCGGCTCATGAGTTCTGCTGTGCCATCGCTGGAGCAGTCGTCGATCACCGTGATCTCTTTATGGGGGTAATCCTGCTGCAGGATGCTCTGAACGGCCTGGTGCAGGAATTCTTTTCTATTATAAGTAGTGATAATTACACTGACCTTGGGGAGGGTAGAAGGGGCGGCAGAGGAAGGAAAAAGAATCTCCTGCTCTCCGCGGTCCGCTCTTAGCTCAGCAAGACCTTTCATCAATTCAAGGATATTCACGGCCTGAATGTTGAATTGCCGGGACAAGTAATAATCCAGTGCGTCCTCCGATGCCCGCTGCGACAGGTAGGCCTCAATCACCCCGGCCAGATTTTCAAGGTTCTCCCGGACCCCGGCGCCGGCTTCGCTGCCTATGCGGTCCCTGCATCTCCGTATAAGCTCTTCGCTGGACAGCGCCCCGGCGGGCGGATGCTGTATATCTTCGTTGAGCTGGTTCAGCAGGCGGTATCCGGCCTGGTGCAGTTCCTCGCTGTGAGCCATAAATAGACCTCCTCAAAGTTTTGTAAGGTTAAGCTTCCTTGTATCTCCGTCGTACAAAACTTACTTCGTAAGCATGAGCTAAGTTTTATGTCCGCCTATGGATTGGATTAGTGGGATTTTCTACACTTAATTTCGCCGGAGCAGGGGGGCTGTAAATGCGAAGTGGAAAAAGTACACCTAAATCAGCGCAAATAGGCTAGTTTTGGCGATATGGCAGGAATTAACGTTACTTTTTCCACTTAAATCTCAAAAAAGCGCTGAAAACGGAAAATTAAGTTCCTTTTTTCCACTTAACGGGGGATTAGGAGGATGGGACGCAGGCTAAAAGTTGGTCACGACTAGCCGCCCCCACGACGGGGGCCCCACAACTAACTACTATCGCAACTAGTAGCCTCACGACTATCTATCTCCGCGACGACTTGAGTCCCCACGCCAGCTATCTTACGTCTGGCGTTCCCACGGCATGTGTCCCCACGCCCAGCTATCCCACCCTGGCGTTCCCCGGCATGTGCCCCCCACAACTACCCATCCTACGTCTGGCTCGCCGTAACCTTGCTGCGCTTGAGCTTCAGCTTCGTTCTGAAGCGTTTGGCGTAGCCCCAGGCGTAGAGGAAAACCTCGCGTTCCATCAGAGAGCCGACGATGTAGTAAATGGGCAGAATCACCAGGCCAAGCACTACGCCCCATAGAATGACGCCGGTATACGAAGTGATGCTAAGGTCGAGCTTGGTGGTGATAAAGACAATAGCCGCGAACACGGCGACATTGATCAGCCATCTGCGGAAGGTCACCCAGGGGCTGCGTTCCAGCAGCACACGGCTGGCGTAAACCACAATATCGATGGAACGGTACAGCAGCGCCGCGATGGTTCCCATCAGCACACCGTAGATCCCGAAGAACAGGACGAAGATAATCGAAGCGCCCAGGTTGATGGCTGACTCCATAATCGAACGGAACTGGGTGTTGCGGAAATGTCCGGCAATCGTGATCAGATTGTTGGACGATGTGCGGGCATTGGTCAGGAGCTTGATGACTACGAACAGAATCGGCAGCCAGAAGTTAATATAGTCCACGTCGTTGACCCCGGCTGTATAGAGGCGCATGAACGGCAGAATGAGAATATACACCACCGTCAGAATGGAGAAGATCAGGCCCATGAAATAGACCTCATACGCATCGTAGAATTTGACAAAAGCCTCTTTGCCCTCATGATAGCTCTGACCCAGTGCCGCCTTGATGCTTCCGTTGACGGTCTGGACAATGTTGTCGACAATCGTGAAGATCATATTATACATGACGTAGATGCTGACCACCTTCAGGTTGGTGAAGATCGTCAGGATCAGCACATCGGTGTTGCGGAAGATCAGATAGGAAATCTCGTGCACCATAACCGAGTTTTTTTGCCCGATGGCTTCAAAGTCCGGTTTCCGGGTGAGATCAATCCATTTGTAATTCCGCTTCGCATAGATATGGAAGGCGACGATCTGCAGGACTGTCAGCACGAAGAAGGACGCCTGTACGGCAATAATGTCCACACCCTGCAGCAGCAGAATGATCCGCACCACGTTGTTCAGAATGTTCGCAATCGTAACGATAGAGGTTTCAATATAGCTTTTGCCCTCAGCGATCAGCAGAACCCTGAATTTCCCCTGGTAGTAATAATTGATCGCCCCGCCCAGACCCGAGAATAGAATAATCGCCATAATGCTCAGCTTGTTGATCTCCGAATGGATCACCAGCGGGTAGATGACCGCCAGCAGAACGACCGAGATGAAATAGTAGATCCCGGTTTTTTTGTAGTAGCTGGAGGTGGCGGCGAGAATCGAATTGATATGATTGTAGTCATTTTTGGCAACCGGCTTATATAGGGCCTGCAGCGAAGCTGCGCCGACACCGGCTTCCAGCAGGGCGAAGTAGCTGATGATCTGCACGATGGACGCGATCAGACCATTGGCCTCGGAGCCGTAATTGACCATGATCAGCCGGGGGATGAAGAAACCGAGAATAATGGTGATGACCTGGCTCGTAAGTCCAAAGCCCAGGTTCAGCATGCTGCGTTTAGCTTTCATAACTTCTTCTCCCTTCCACAAGCGGTGCCGGTGACAGGTAGGCATCAAGCTGCTCAAAATGCTTCTCCGCCTGGTTCGCCTGCAGCGTCACATCCAGGCTGTTCAGAGCCATGCTCTCATACACCTGCTCGGGGGTCACCTCGTTCAGATGCGCGAAATCCGTATATTGCCCGTGAAAATGTGCATCCTGCATGACGTTAATCATTTTGCTGCTGTAGGCTACCGGAAACACCGGCTTGCCGAACACCCAGCCGAGAATCATCGCATGGAAGCGGGAAGCAACAATGAAGCTTGCACCTGCCAATGCATCGAGAATCTCAGCGATATCCGTTTTATAAAAGTG
This genomic interval carries:
- a CDS encoding lipopolysaccharide biosynthesis protein, with translation MKAKRSMLNLGFGLTSQVITIILGFFIPRLIMVNYGSEANGLIASIVQIISYFALLEAGVGAASLQALYKPVAKNDYNHINSILAATSSYYKKTGIYYFISVVLLAVIYPLVIHSEINKLSIMAIILFSGLGGAINYYYQGKFRVLLIAEGKSYIETSIVTIANILNNVVRIILLLQGVDIIAVQASFFVLTVLQIVAFHIYAKRNYKWIDLTRKPDFEAIGQKNSVMVHEISYLIFRNTDVLILTIFTNLKVVSIYVMYNMIFTIVDNIVQTVNGSIKAALGQSYHEGKEAFVKFYDAYEVYFMGLIFSILTVVYILILPFMRLYTAGVNDVDYINFWLPILFVVIKLLTNARTSSNNLITIAGHFRNTQFRSIMESAINLGASIIFVLFFGIYGVLMGTIAALLYRSIDIVVYASRVLLERSPWVTFRRWLINVAVFAAIVFITTKLDLSITSYTGVILWGVVLGLVILPIYYIVGSLMEREVFLYAWGYAKRFRTKLKLKRSKVTASQT
- a CDS encoding glycosyltransferase family 2 protein, which codes for MAHSEELHQAGYRLLNQLNEDIQHPPAGALSSEELIRRCRDRIGSEAGAGVRENLENLAGVIEAYLSQRASEDALDYYLSRQFNIQAVNILELMKGLAELRADRGEQEILFPSSAAPSTLPKVSVIITTYNRKEFLHQAVQSILQQDYPHKEITVIDDCSSDGTAELMSRSFGDDPRVIFMQNETNQGPGHNRRKALEAHGDGEYTLFLDDDDYLIDRSYFSKAVYFHQQHPEIAFVAANVFLEYSKTEQLKPSSLRLSRIIPKEAYFKNFEQKGYPKPASTLTAIFKRDTLMKMDILNMNMVNDASIYLRALLIGDAGFIDTFAGVYRIHGNNITFNLSQSFLIENLEEKRLIRNMAIERYGYSKTEMNEWFNHNVYDTISYYLMNSAKSHTDFKSMYSWASDHCPKAYSQLKRQFRTKLMKKQLLRVSFVRALLNR
- a CDS encoding threonine aldolase family protein, with product MDISKTLRDEGKSLSEAFNAAPVQLGGHGKREVRVLKEAFAGAGDHVASDMYGAGEVIEEFQAEMAEVLGKEAAVFFPSGTMAQQIALRIWSDRKGSRRVAYHPLCHLEIHEQDGLKELHHLQPLLLAEKDRLITLEDVQNMGAGIACLLLELPQREIGGQLPEYAELEAISAYCRGQGIMLHLDGARLFEVLPYYGKTAAEVCSLFDSVYISFYKGIGGIAGAILAGSADFTGESKIWKRRHGGDLISLYPYIIPSRYYYRQRVDKMGQYYTDAKELAERFNACHKVVTLPEVPVSNMFHVHFALSREQVEPVLITVSEETGVGFTPRLKETGEFSCAYELNIGDLYSGIPKVQLEAAFGLLDRLLKEA